Genomic DNA from Patescibacteria group bacterium:
TTTTTTATCCGCTTGCACTTCCGCCCCGATTTCCATCAACTCCTCCTGCTCTTTCCGGATTAAAGAAACCCCCACCGGCTGGGTAAGCAATGCCAAAATTTCTTCAATTTTCCCTGCCGGCGCCTTTAATTCTTTCAAAATTTTTTTGCCCCGGTCGGTTAAATTATTATGGAACATGTCGGCTGCGACCGGAATCCAGCCCCATTGGTAATACTCCCGGTGAAGGTCTTCATGGTTTTTATAATACTCCCAAAGTTTTTTAGCGGTTATTTTTTTTAAATCCGTTTCCGGCAATTTTTCCGCGTATTGGCGCAGTTTGTCGGATAAGCCGATGATATTCCCGTTAACCTCGGCCATGTAGTCCGGCTCGGACAAGAACCTGTTTACCAAGTGCTCGCCGACTTCTCGGGAATCTTTTTTTCCATAATAAAACCAAAGGTGGTAGCCTCGGAAAATAGCGGCAATCTTTTTGTAATTGCGCCCCGTAGCCCTATAAAAATTTTCCACAAAGCACCGAAGCCAAATTTGGGAAAAAAACGGATCAACGTTCATTATTTCTTCGCCCAAAAACCAATCTTGGCTGAATTTTTTGCTGAAATCAGACTCATCCAATTTTTTAAATAAAGCGACAAGCTCTAAAAAAAAGGGGCACCTCTTATTAAATTCGTAATATTTTTTCCTTTCTCCGCTTACCGCCATAATCCCCTCGTCTATCATTTTTTTCAATTCCCTTGAAATGTTGGCCGGATCTTTGCCCAATTCATTGGCGATTTCTGACAAATAAAACCTTTTACCTTGATTTTTAACAAATAAACCAAGAATTTCATAGGAGGTTTTTGAATTAAACAGGCTTTTCATGCTATTTTGTTTAATAGTCAATTATTTTTGTCTATAAAACATATTAACCCTTCTCTAATAAAAAGTCAAGGGGCCGCGCGGAAACTTGACTTTTCCCAATTATTAAGTTAATATCAAACTATTAAATCATTAAGGGCAGTTTATGTTTTTCAGCTCTCCATGAAACTGCCAGATAATTATGCTAACAATAAGATTATCAAGAATCGGCAAAAAGAATAAGCCAATGTATCGCTTAATAATTTCGGAAAAAAGCCGCGATTTATACGGCCAATCTTTGGAAATTCTGGGTTCATACAATCCCGGCAACAAGGAGCTTCAGGCCAAAGCTGAAAGAATAAAATATTGGCTGGAAAAAGGAGCGGGCATGTCTCCGACTGTCAATAATCTTCTGATTGAAAAGGGGCTGATCAAGGGTGAAAAAATTAAAGCCTCTAAGGCCAGGAATAAGAAAAAAGAAGGAGAAAAACAAGCGGGAAACGCGCCGAGCGCGCCGGAAGCAAA
This window encodes:
- the rpsP gene encoding 30S ribosomal protein S16 — encoded protein: MLTIRLSRIGKKNKPMYRLIISEKSRDLYGQSLEILGSYNPGNKELQAKAERIKYWLEKGAGMSPTVNNLLIEKGLIKGEKIKASKARNKKKEGEKQAGNAPSAPEAKTEEIGAKKEETPEKIEDKSEKIEEKQPENEAKAEGEAKIEEKPVEQEKAAS